aatttattttttatttgttcttattaaaCATGacattagaatatatatatacacatacatacagagagagagagagagagagagagagagagagtgtgagtataacttcccatcctTCTAGTTGTGCATGATGTAAAATTACATAggtagtgtattcatatatgcacataggaagtaatgtccaattcagtattctatcttttctattcctattctcccttccttcccttcattcaaatttgtctaatccaaagtaattTTAATCTTCCCTACCCCACCCTCATTGTGAtttagcatccgcatatcagaaaaaacatttagcctttgattttttgaggttggcttacttcacttagatgatagtttccagttccacCCACCAGCAAAtgctattatttcatttatttttatggctgagtagtattccattgtgaaaatatcacattttcaatatctattcatttgttgaagggaacctaggctgattccatagtctagctattgtgaattgaggtgctataaatattgatgtggctgcatcactgtataaTGCTTATTTAAGTCCTTTGTTatatgggtcaaatggtggtcccatttcagattttctgaggaatctccatacagttttccagagtggttgcaccaatttgcagtcccaccagcaatgtattgagtgtggtggcacactaTTATAATCTcaggggctctggaggctgaggcaggaggatcacatgttcaaagtcACTCTCAGCAAAATCAAAGCGCTATCAGTGAGCAACTcagctatgcaactcagtgagacccttttgcCGCAGTCCggtgcagcaaaataacgggggggtgatgagcaacttgtgtacattgatacagcaggagtgggagccatttattgtacgaCAGTAGGGGTATATATAcgtaattatacacagcttatcttaattaacataaactagatacagcagtcaatcaataaggaatcttcacacttaatggctcactggcattacttcacaaaccactccctttggcaaaatgccaggagccatcctgacttgtttacagaccctaacatttcccccttttgtttaatttaaataatgaccatagtgttttttacacaaacaccataaataatctgctacaagcagaaggggaggatacaaaatgccacaataccaagccaattgatggctccatgcaagaagcccttggaaaaattataccagcaatgacaccattagcaaagatatcgagttacaatttgttgtagattacagtttgttgtctcagtccaggtaaagcagtgtctcaatagactaactcacagtccaggtaaatcacagtccaggtaagtgctgcaggcagctagcttaaatcacagttcaggtaagttctgcaggcagctagcttgatccgaagtctctctggttctcagcaacactggaaattcttccatcctcaccagcactgggaCAAGGCAGGAATTCCGGCAatgctggctaaagaaaatcctgtagtattctaccaggcactaagaaaacaaccttctgaacaacttagtacattatctcaaggttttttacatttgaaataagccttaatagtgctcattactcatcagcttccaggtgtgggagaaccatcctagttactggccttggaaatgatcaaacttcagggacaagGGCGGTCCTCTGCCTGcagcatcccgggcagccccagatggccccgagAGAGTCCAGGGAGTGCcctggactcaaactgccactaggcacagggagcaagagcctgcgagactgctccctgtgcctcccggtcaggtttggatttgggctctcaCAGTGGCCTCCCGCTCCCAAGGTGGGGAGCGGAGAAGAGCTGACTGCCGCcgcttggaaagtccttgctgcacCATGACCAGCTCGCGCACGTGGCAGCCACCAGGCCAATTCACGCACCTTCCAGTAAAGAAAAGTatttagtaatagccttttgctgcaacttttttcctgataatccttcttcttctgaactttttttttctttctgactagagtgccTGGGctcttatcaacacatgccctaactattcttggttccactggggtgcctccttccctcagtaatttacttctcaccccttccatattttcatcacaaagacaatacaacatttcaagacaaaataagacacaaacatactgtatcagttttctccattttctcaaaatggccatttttcctctcgccctatctgtctAGGGACCAGcaaatttgctcccatcctatctagggacgggcagctttttttttttttttttttccgtctcTTACCCCCGAGTGTTCCAGGGCTCCTGGTACaggccaccatctgccacagcccggctggctgggcaaaataaccaggggggtgaCGAGGAACTTGGGAAGGTTGAtacagtgggagccatttattgtaggacagtagggagatatatacataattacacacagcttatcttaattaacataaactagatacagcagtcaaccaataaggaatctccacacttagtgGCTCACTTAACGGCTCATCTCAGATTTGGAGATGAATAAGAAGGACAAAGAAGAtttccttttctagcacaagacacAAATGCAGTCACTAGTTTCTGATAGCAATCTGAGGAATTATGTCTACTTGCTCTATCTTAAAGGCAAGAGACATTATGAGGTGATTAATATCATCCTTAGAATCTATTTAAccattaattttcctaaaattcttcctttttaaattttatttctgccaccttgagtattttctccctgaatacacatatagaaagaagagctcaaggaaaagagtctcctgaatatGGGCTCTGGGAAGAGAGTAATGGGAGCAAACCCAAACCCCTTCTAAAGGGTAATAAGGAAAATgatcctaaacaaaacaaaaagcaaatatgaacAAAATGGCAGCAGGCTCTCTTTGTTGGCCACTTTCTCTGCACCAGCCATCAGGTGAGAACTACacactatgttctcatttactcttCAACTCATGCAAGTGAGAGAGGTTTTATAAATGCCTTCTGTCAGTTTAGCTCCAAAATTGCTTTGGTCCCAATTGCTATGCCTGTTACAGCCCATGTGCTTCATCTCTTTGCTTTGTCCCCAACTCTACAAAACTGCCTCTTCATTAACTTGTTGGAATTTAAACACCTTGGAAAGCAGGGCCTTATCTTAACTCCTTCTGATCCTTAATTCTAGGTATGGGATTTAAATTTAGGATTGTTACTCCATAGTAGAAAATTTCTCAACTTTTTATTTCACTCTGCACTGTTCAAACCTGGATTATATTTGGCATTGATAAACAACAATAGGTTAAGTGAACATCAACCTATTGGCTCAAAAACAAAGTTTCTTAAGTGAAATTGAAGTGGAATTTTTGAGCACTTAAATAAACTTCAATCAGAACTTACAAGGACCATATAATGTTAAAATGAACTCAAAAATTTATAGATTAAgagcaaaaaaattatttttggaaagggtaaagatggttctttagtgacatttaatccatattataatctgaattctgagaatgattaagactttgtgatggttaattttatatgttaACATGTCTGAGCTATGATGCTCAGATATTTGGCCAAATATTACTCTGGTAATTACTCTGGTGTTTTGGGGTGAGGTTTACTTTTGAATCCGGGACTTTTAATTAAATAGATTGCGTTCTGTAATGGAGCGAGACCTCACCTTGTCAACTGAATGCAACTGAAAGCAACAAAAAATCCACCTCTCCCAGACAAGAGGGAACTGTCCAGTGAACTACCTTTGGATTTCATCTACAACATTGATTCTTCGTGGGAGTGCCTTTGGACTCAAACTAGGACACTTTCCTGTATCTCTAGCACCTCCCAGCCAACCCTGCCCAATCCTGTGAGCCAATAGCTGACAGGCAAGTGCAGGGAAGAAGCAGAGGCCCTGCAGGGGGTGAGTGTGCTACTGGCTGCCAGCCCCTGGTCAAAGCCCAGGACCGGCTTCTGAGTTTAGAGGCAGGAAGGGATGGTTGGTATTGGTGGAGCCCCAGGAACCTCGCGCTGTGAGGAATTCTGAGCGCTTGGGTCATAATTGACCCTAGCAACGCTGGAGGACATTCTGGGCAGAGAAGTGGACGGTGATGGACGCGGTTTTCGGAGCTGGTCCGATGGATCACTGAAGTGGCGGCGATGTCGTCCTGGCTTGGAGGCCTGGGCTCAGGCTTGGGCCACTTCTTGGGTCAGGTGGGGAGCAGCTTGGCTTCCCTCACTGGCCATATCTCCAGCTTCACCAGGGAAATGCTTCTGGATGACTTAGGAGACCTAGAAGCAGCTTTACATCATTGTTGGGGAAAGGAAATGGAAACTACTGATTCCACACTAAGATGTGAGAATGAAAGACTGAAAAAGTATTGTACTGATCTGGAAGAAAAGCATGAAGCATCACAGCTGCAAATAAACCATCAGTCTGTAAGTTACCAAAATCAACTGCAACAGAAAGAGGTAGAGATCAGCCATCTTAAAGCAAGACAGACTGTACTGCAAAATCAAGTGTTTCAACTACAGGCAGCTGCTCCATGGGTACCTTCAGGAGCTTGTGGTGTACCAACAACAACTGCTCTGGCTCCATTCGGTTCCGGGATCAGTAGTCATTTTTCAGCCTTTCGTGATGATGACATTGATTTTAGTGACACAGTTTTATCACAACAAGAAACAAGCAGATTGTCAATTAAAGTTGCAAGATATGAATCTGAAGTTGATCATTCGAGGCAGATTGCTGAGGCTCAGGGAAAATATCATTCTGACACAAGTGAAATCTGCAAAGTACAAAATACTATCAAGACTCTTCAACCAAACCAAAGTCCAGACATAGATGATCATCAGCATGAAATGTCAGTTTTGGAGCAGAGTTCTACTGtggcagaaaagggaaaaatccttcctcagagttcagcagtggaagaagtgttcaggctaaaacaagccctggctgatgctgagaaggaaatcatgagactaaatggcttaaaccaggataaccgtcttgctgaagacaatctgaaacttaaaatgcatgttgaagctttagaaaaagagaagtcatcaTTGAGTCAAGAAAAAGAGGAACTTCAGATGTCACTGTCAAAATTGAGCTGTGACCATCAAGTCATGAAAAACAGAGCTTCAACAGACATGAATTTGAATGTACAATTACTAGACTTACAAGTTCGCTTGAAGGCAAAGGAGGAAGAACTGCATGAGACTatcaatgaaaagaaaatgctgatagctgagttagaagaactggatcatcagaatcaggaagctacaaagcacatgattttgataaaagatgagctatcaaaacaacaaaatgaaggagaccttgtcatcaagaagttggaacaagaactagatgatgaaaaaaagagagttcatcaacttgaggatgatcaaatgaacatatcccaagagttgcatgtgcagaaggagaagttaactgggaatgcacagagcctcagtgatttgcatttaaccaagcagaagcttgaaggtaaagtagaagatttagtagatcagctaaatcagtcacaaaaaaatagtttaaacatccagcaggaaAACCTTGGGCTTAAGGATCACATTAGACAAATTGAAGATGAGCTGTCTGGATTTAAGAGTAAGTACCGAAGTTCTCTGAATGAAGACTCTAACAGTCATTGTAAGGATGACATGCTTAAAGAACGGGAAGCTGAAATTAGCAACTTAAGGCAAAATCTTTCTGAAGTAGAACagctcaatgaaaatttaaagaaagttgctattgatctcaaaacagaaaatgaaatgttgattttagcacgtgaagatgtaaggcgtaagttggaagaatctattgctgctaacaatcaaatctctcaagaaaaagacactatcatggagactctaaaaagagacaaagaagagatagaagccaaacttcaccaggcagaaaaaagactgttggaagaagcaaataatcataggcagactattcaggaactctccaatgcacataatttgaatacctctgccttacagctgaaacatgagtgtgtagtgcaactcaatcaagagaaggactttgaaatagcaggactcaaaaggaatattgagcaaatgactgctgatgaaaaagaaactgAGGAAATTTTGGCATCTTATGTAGAAGAACAGGAGCAATTGATACAAGTCATaaatgagaaagaagtttttattgaaaaactcgaagaaaaaagttcagaactacaaaaggatttagataagtgttctcaggccttaagagaaaatgaaactttaaggcAAGTCATTGAAAGAAAGGACAGAAATCTTACCTACATGAAAGCAGAAAACAACTATCTGCAATTAGAACTGGAAACACTTAGGGAACAGCAAAATCAAGCTGTACCAGTGGCTGAGCCTAAAGCTCTTGATGCTATCACAGAACTAGAATTGGAGGTATCTCAACTGAATATAGTCAAAAATcatctggaagatgaaattaaagacCATCTGAATGTAATTGAAAATCAAAAACAGCGTAAAATGCAACTACTTCAGTCTTTACAGGAGCAGAAGGAGGAAATGGATGAATTTAAGTACCAATATGAGCAGATGAATGCTGCGCATAGCCAGTTACTTTTAGACAAAGAGGAGGAGATTAAGAACTTGCagacaactattgaaaaaataaaagcccagttgcctggagaaagaggagatgctcaaacattgaattctgatatttttcaagAGACCAAAGTAAAAATCGTAAGAACAAAAGAGGTTCAATACTTACAGGACCAAGAATTACGCCTAAACCGGGAGCTAGAAAGGCTACGCAGCCATCTCTTGGAATCAGAAGAGTCTTACACCCAGGAAATATTGGCTGCAGAAGACAAAGAGATTCAACTGAGACAGAAAGTCACACTCTTGGAGGATAAGCTAGCTACATCTTCTAAGGCAAGTCATCAAGCCAGTGTGCAGATAGAGTCACTGCAGGAACAGTTGAGTCTGGTCTCTCAACAGAGGGatgagaatgcactgcagctttcgcTCTGCCAGGAACGAGTAAGGAAGTTAGCCCTGTCATCAAGTAACCTGCAAAGGGTTCTAGAGCACTtccaagaagaagagaaagctatgcattctgctgaactagccaaagaaaaacaggcggtagctgaatggaagaacaaggccgaaaagctagaaggagaagtatcatcattgcaggaacatttgcatgaagcaaatgctatgttggattctgcttccaaactgagagaagacttagatctcaaggaagaacagatggaagaactgaaaaaacaaaacgagCTCCGAAAAGAAATGTTGGACCATGCACAACAGAAATTGTCCACTTTGGTCAACAGCACAGAAGGGAAAGTGGACAAGGTCCTCATGAGAAATCTTTTTATTGGTCATTTCAAGACAGCAAAAGGCAAACGTCCTGAAGTATTGCAGTTGATGGGGAGCATTCTAGACATTCCAAAGGACGAAATGGAGCAGTTGCTGCATAAAGATTATGGTGGTGTCAGTAAGTGGATGAGTAGTTGGCTTGGAGGGGCTTCAAAAAGTGTCTCCGACATTCCTTTGAGACCAAATCAACAACCTGTGCTAAATAGTTCTTTTTCAGAACTCTTTGTCAAATTTCTGGAATCGGAATCTCATCCCTCTGTTTCACCACCAAAAGTGTCTGCCCATGCCACGGACTGTCTAGActcaccaggaaggagagagcaaGGTGTAAATGTACAAGGAAATGTTAAAGATGGAGCCGAATTAAGAGCTGGAAAAAGCACCAACGGGAATCCACTCTTGGTTCCACGTTCTGCAGCTGTGCCTCTTAGTAACGTAGCTGGAGTTGGACTTGGTGGACCTGGGCATCCTCTTTTTAAACCCATTGCAGATTTCATGCCCACTTTTACACCATTGCTAGTGTCCATGGACAACAGTGCCAGAGTTGGACTCCAGGATCTTCTAAATATTTAGCATTTTAAAGAAACCAGAatcctttttttatgttttacagCATGGCCTTTTGAAAAAGTACTCATGTATTTGTAGAcaaaaagagaaagcaaaaaagcTGGTATATGTAAGTGTATAGCtactaggtattttattttattttttgagttcttgttgttgtgattttttgctatagttgttttttaaaaatttgttttgtttttcatagcacattttgtttatagaattttgttccaatgtagcagttaatcatcaccagtcatcaattctgatgtaattttgtgagcaactgtacagagcagcattcttgaaccattagttccaacctctttttttaaaaaagaataatatttcttaaatttaatggcattaagataaaaatgatacatgtaattacaggaaacaagaacaatccaacccataagaaggaggtctcagatttagggtacatgaaaaccaaatataatgttgcaaaaagttgagaatatttattttatccaagATAACATTGTACAACTACCAAGGGAAAATTCCAGTGGGGAGGACCTAAACATGAAGCTTAGTGGATAAATTCTAAGATGCTTTGAATCCAAATTCTTTGACCCCTATCCATTTCGCTTATTTACATTTCTATacaaaagtcacttcacattaatTCAGTTTTCCAGATGTTAAATATTCCAGAAGGAAGAGTATTTTTATGAGTCAACCCCGAAGTGGGATCACATGATCCATTGCCAATGCAAAAGTTAATTAGTAAGAATGCATCATTAAATATCTGGACTGTTCATCTACATACTATTGGGGGCTCTACAATAATTcttataaacacattttataaAACATTAGATCAAAACAAGTTGGGGACAGAAATAAGATAACAacagtttttgaaagatgaaaagcttgaaatagtagtagttacaaacttttgataaattaaggtaaaagatgaatcaaaagtttctatcttaagtaggtgaaatcagagaagagaaaaagcagattgcatagcacatacttctctgacacctgtagtctctaaaaccactcagaacatttttattaaaattaatttaaattaaatttaatatatttttaaatataaattatattatcatttaatataaattaatttaaatttattttattaattagtattgtttaaatttcttttattaatactattgtttgatttaaatttattttattgactgatattgtttattaacttatagtatgatttatatttaaaaattcattaaatttcatttaaattaatacaatttaacaaagtaaatttaaataatataatatagattgaattatttaatatttactctataatttaatatacatgtcaataaagttaattttaataaaaatgctcttagttgttttagaaattacaggtggcagtgaagtattagctatattatcttcttttttctcctctttgattttacctaacttaagatagaaacttttgctttatcttttgttttactttacaaaaataaaaaaaggaagacaaaacacccagtagctacacatatcagcttttcctttcttatttctaaatttcaccttaacatttacattattttaccaaaattaagatgccatcagttgttaggcatgaacaaaatcactgagacaacaactggaagatgcatcccaaagtcagattggctaagtattcaaaacatataaatatctgagaactgatgacctctgatagtaaagtttccaacctatggaaaatttccaaatgctatggaaaatgatgacatttctttttttgtgtttttaagttGAGAACCTTCTAAGTACTAAGGTACGTTATCAGAAATTGTACGTAACTCAAGTcttgaaatttcttatttttcctgtactatagaaaaagggactcacaattccttgagctctgctagcattttagtgacaggaaaaaattcaatgatgcatagttttttgtttgcattcaatgtctaccaatcttacatactttggga
This region of Callospermophilus lateralis isolate mCalLat2 chromosome 6, mCalLat2.hap1, whole genome shotgun sequence genomic DNA includes:
- the LOC143641833 gene encoding thyroid receptor-interacting protein 11-like, which gives rise to MSSWLGGLGSGLGHFLGQVGSSLASLTGHISSFTREMLLDDLGDLEAALHHCWGKEMETTDSTLRCENERLKKYCTDLEEKHEASQLQINHQSVSYQNQLQQKEVEISHLKARQTVLQNQVFQLQAAAPWVPSGACGVPTTTALAPFGSGISSHFSAFRDDDIDFSDTVLSQQETSRLSIKVARYESEVDHSRQIAEAQGKYHSDTSEICKVQNTIKTLQPNQSPDIDDHQHEMSVLEQSSTVAEKGKILPQSSAVEEVFRLKQALADAEKEIMRLNGLNQDNRLAEDNLKLKMHVEALEKEKSSLSQEKEELQMSLSKLSCDHQVMKNRASTDMNLNVQLLDLQVRLKAKEEELHETINEKKMLIAELEELDHQNQEATKHMILIKDELSKQQNEGDLVIKKLEQELDDEKKRVHQLEDDQMNISQELHVQKEKLTGNAQSLSDLHLTKQKLEGKVEDLVDQLNQSQKNSLNIQQENLGLKDHIRQIEDELSGFKSKYRSSLNEDSNSHCKDDMLKEREAEISNLRQNLSEVEQLNENLKKVAIDLKTENEMLILAREDVRRKLEESIAANNQISQEKDTIMETLKRDKEEIEAKLHQAEKRLLEEANNHRQTIQELSNAHNLNTSALQLKHECVVQLNQEKDFEIAGLKRNIEQMTADEKETEEILASYVEEQEQLIQVINEKEVFIEKLEEKSSELQKDLDKCSQALRENETLRQVIERKDRNLTYMKAENNYLQLELETLREQQNQAVPVAEPKALDAITELELEVSQLNIVKNHLEDEIKDHLNVIENQKQRKMQLLQSLQEQKEEMDEFKYQYEQMNAAHSQLLLDKEEEIKNLQTTIEKIKAQLPGERGDAQTLNSDIFQETKVKIVRTKEVQYLQDQELRLNRELERLRSHLLESEESYTQEILAAEDKEIQLRQKVTLLEDKLATSSKASHQASVQIESLQEQLSLVSQQRDENALQLSLCQERTAKGKRPEVLQLMGSILDIPKDEMEQLLHKDYGGVSKWMSSWLGGASKSVSDIPLRPNQQPVLNSSFSELFVKFLESESHPSVSPPKVSAHATDCLDSPGRREQGVNVQGNVKDGAELRAGKSTNGNPLLVPRSAAVPLSNVAGVGLGGPGHPLFKPIADFMPTFTPLLVSMDNSARLVRWITEVAAMSSWLGGLGSGLGHFLGQVGSSLASLTGHISSFTREMLLDDLGDLEAALHHCWGKEMETTDSTLRCENERLKKYCTDLEEKHEASQLQINHQSVSYQNQLQQKEVEISHLKARQTVLQNQVFQLQAAAPWVPSGACGVPTTTALAPFGSGISSHFSAFRDDDMDFSDTVLSQQETSRLSIKVARYESEVDHSRQIAEAQGKYHSDTSEICKVQNTIKTLQPNQSPDIDDHQHEILNIQQENLGLKDHIRQIEDELSGFKSKYRSSLNEDSNSHCKDDMLKEREAEISNLRQVIERKDRNLTYMKAENNYLQLELETLREQQNQAVPVAEPKALDAITELELEVSQLNIVKNHLEDEIKDHLNVIENQKQRKMQLLQSLQEQKEEMDEFKYQYEQMNAAHKTKVKIVRTKEVQYLQDQELRLNRELERLRSHLLESEESYTQEILAAEDKEIQLRQKVTLLEDKLATSSKASHQASVQIESLQEQLSLVSQQRDENALQLSLCQERVRKLALSSSNLQRVLEHFQEEEKAMHSAELAKEKQAVAEWKNKAEKLEGEVSSLQEHLHEANAMLDSASKLREDLDLKEEQMEELKKQNELRKEMLDHAQQKLSTLVNSTEGKVDKVLMRNLFIGHFKTAKGKRPEVLQLMGSILDIPKDEMEQLLHKDYGGVSKWMSSWLGGASKSVSDIPLRPNQQPVLNSSFSELFVKFLESESHPSVSPPKVSAHATDCLDSPGRREQGVNVQGNVKDGAELRAGKSTNGNPLLVPRSAAVPLSNVAGVGLGGPGHPLFKPIADFMPTFTPLLVSMDNSARVGLQDLLNI